The nucleotide window AGCAGTTTGGAAATTAAATCCGAATGGTATTTTAGAATTGAATTATGAATATTCGCTTGCCGGAGATTATAAGTTTGCAGGTGTAAGTTTTGACTATTCCGAAAATTATGTCATCGGCGCAAAATGGCTCGGCAAAGGTCCATATCACGTTTGGAAAAACAGGACTCAGGGACAGACTTACAACGTCTGGCAAAATCTCAAGAACTCGACCAGAACAGGTTTTTCACCTTGGATTTATCCTGAATTTAAAGGATATTTCGACGATATTTCGTGGTTGCAGTTGAATACTGCAGAAGGAAAAATCACGGTTGGAACGAAAGAAGAGAAAATGTTCGTCAGACTCTTTGATTTTTACGGAATTTACGGTGCAGAAGGTTACCCGAAACTGCCGACCGGAAATATTTCTTTCCTCGATGCGATTCCGCCGTTGGGAACTGCTTTGGCGTTTAATATTAATAATGACACTGCAACTTTAGGCCCGGAAAGTGAACCGAATCATTTGAAAGGAACATTCAAAAGAACTTTGTATTTCTATTTTGGCCTGCCGGATTTGGGCGATGAAAATAAACAGTTTACAATGCCGAAAGAAAATATTTTAACAGATTAAAATGAAGAGCTGGATAAGATTTTTGACGCTGTTTTTAGGTTCGCTTTTGTTCGCACAACAGACGAGTTTCAGGTTTGATTTTGGCACAGACAGAACCGAAAACGGATTTATTCCCATCACATCAACATCGAAATTTGATAAGAAAATTGGTTACGGATTTATGGATATTTCCGGTTTGAAATCTGTTGATAACGGCGGAAATGCTTTGACGGGAGATTATATTACCAGCGACAAACCATTCTATTTTTCAGTCGCAATTCCTGAAGGAAATTATAATATTACATTAAAGCTTGGCGATACCAAAAGAACATCCGAAACAACCGTTCGTGTAGAAAACCGCCGTCTGATGCTGAATGATATTAAAACGAAAAAAGGCGAAATCCTCGAAAAACAAATCACAGTTCACGTCAAAGACAGCATCATCCGAAATCAGGATGGAACTCAAATCGGAATCGTAAAACTGAAACCAAGAGAAAGAAAATATTTACATTGGGACAATTTGCTGACGATTGAGTTCAATGACAAAGCACCAAAAGTTTGTTCGGTCATCATTCAGCCCAACAAAATGGCAAAAACTATTTATCTGACCGGCGATTCCACGGTTGTGGATGCGCAGTACGAACCCTGGGCGTCTTGGGGACAGATGTTGCCGTATTTTTTCGTTCCGAATGAAGTCGTGATTGCCAATTATGCTGAAAGTGGAGAAACTTTAAAAGCTTTTGAGGACCGCCACCGAATCGATAAAATCTGGAATAAAATAAAGCCCGGAGATTATCTTTTCATTCAGTTTGGGCACAACGACCAGAAAGCGGGCAACAGTACAAAATCAGGTTACAGAAAGAGATTAAAGGAATGGATTTTAAAAGCAAAAGAACTGGGAGTAATTCCGGTTTTGGTTACTTCAATGAACCGCAGAGTTTTTGATGAGAACAATAAAATCGTCAATACTTTAGATGATTTTCCCGATGCAATGCGTGAAATTGCGAAGGAAGAAAAAGTCTATTTAATCGATTTGAATGCATTAAGCAAAACCTTATTAGAAGCAATGGGACCGGAAGAAGCAAAAAAAGCATTCGTGCATTATCCAGCAAATTCCTATCCCAACCAACCAACTGCTTTGGCGGATGATACGCACTTCAACACGTATGGCGCTTACGAATTGGCAAAATGTGTCGTGAAATCTATCGTCGACCAAAATTTACCTTTAAAGAAATATATTTCAAAAAATTATAAAAAATTTAACCCAAATAAACCTGATAAAGTTGAAAACTTCCACTGGCCGGAATCTGTTTTTATGGAATCTTTGAAGCCTGATGGAAATTGAAAGTAATAGAATGATTCGAACCGAAATTTTGTTTGCCCCAACCCTAAAGGAAGCAAAATTTCTGTGAAGATTTCATCAAAATTACACCCTTTAGAGTTGGGGAAATGATTTTGATGAAATTGAAAGTCCTGAAAGGACGTTATCAAAAGCATTGGGTGAAGCCCAATGATAAAGTGAAAGAAATAGCAAGCGAGCCCTGAAAGGGCGAAATCAAAACGTAACAAAAAAATCTTTGATTTTTAAAAACTAATGTGCTCTCTTCAAAAGCCGAATCGCTCACTAAAAAAATAACTAATGTGTCCAAAATCTTTTGTGACTTTTATGGTTAATTTAAAAGTTAACAGCGGTAAATTAAACAGTCAAAAATGAAAATTAAAAATATAGTCAGTCTCAGCCTCCTCTGTTTTGCCTTGGGAAATCTCTCCGCACAAAACCCGTGGCCCAAAACCACCGAGACCGCAAAACCGTGGACCCGCTGGTGGTGGATGGGAAATGCCGTCGACGAAAAAGGACTGGATAAACAACTCACTACTTTACATAAAGCAGGTTTTGGAGGTGTTGAAATCGTCCCAATTTACGGAGCAAAAGGTGTTGAAAAACAATACCTGACTTACCTTTCTCCGGATTGGATGAAAATGCTTCAGTTTACGACTAACAAAGCCAAAAGCCTGAATATGGGCGTTGATATGGCTGTCGGAACTGGTTGGCCGATTGGCGGGCCGCAGGTTGATGAACAGGATGCGGCGACAAAAATGATTGTTCAGACGTACGCGATTTCATCAGGTGAAAAATTTTCAGATAAAATCGTTCTGAAAGATGAGAAACAAAAGAATTTAAAAACAGTAAAACTCGATATTGTCACTGCTTACAATGAAAGAAATGAAGCTGTAGTTTTAACGGATAAAATAAATGCTGACAGAACGTTGAACTGGAAACCAAGTTCAGGAAAGTGGACGGTTTACGCAGTTTTCGTAGGTAAAACTTTACAAAAAGTAAAACGTGCTGCGCCGGGTGGCGAAGGTTACACTTTAGACCACTTTTCGCCGGACGCAACCAAGGATTATCTGAAAACTTTCGATAAGGCCTTTGGAAATTCCAATTATGGGATTCGTTCATTTTTCAATGACAGTTATGAGGTTTATAACGCTGACTGGACGCCGGATTTTTTAAATGAATTCAAAAAAAAGAGAGGATATGATTTAAGTCCATTCATCAAGTATCTCGTGAGCAATGAGGAAAATGAAACTGCAGGAAGGGTGAAATCGGATTACAGAGAAACTCTGAATGAACTGATTTTAAATAATTTCACCAAAGATTTTACCAACTGGGCGCATTCCAAAAACTCAAAAAATACCAATCAGGCACACGGTTCGCCGGGGAATTTGTTGGATTTGTACGCAGCAGTTGATATTCCTGAATCTGAAACTTTCGGAAGTTCGATTTTTGAAATTCCGGGTTTGAAAAGAGATACTGCGGATATTCAGAAATCAGATATGCCGGATTTTAATATGTTGAAATTTGCTTCTTCGGCAGCAAATGTGACGGGCAAAAAATTTACGTCCAACGAAACTTTTACCTGGCTGACAGAGCATTTCAAAACCTCTTGGTCACAGGCAAAACCGGAAGTAGAGCAGGTGTTTTTATCGGGAATCAACCACGTTTTTTACCACGGTACGACTTATACTCCAGCCGATGTGAAGTTTCCTGGGTGGCTGTTTTATGCTTCAGTAAATTTCGTTCCTGAAAACAGTTTATGGCCACATCTGAAAGGACTTAATTCTTATATCGAACGTACGCAATGTGTTTTGCAAAGCGGAAAATCGGATAATGAACTGCTGATATATTGGCCGGTTTACGACCAGTGGGCAAGTCCGAAAGGGAAGGATGTGACATTCAAAGTTCATAACGTGGAAAAATGGTTGGTGCCGACCCAGATGTATGAAAATATGAACAAGCTCAGTAAAATGGGGTATTCTCTCGATATGATTTCGGATAAAATGATTGGCGAATCTAAGTCGGAAAATCAGAAGATTCAGGTTTCGAAGGAAGGCTCGGCTTATCAGGCTTTAATTATTCCTAAACTGACGTATCTGCCGGAATCTACTTTAAAAAGCATAATCGATTTAGCTCAAAACGGTGCATCAATTGTCTTTCAAAACGAACCAAAAGATATTCCCGGAAACTTTGAAGTGGAAAAAAGAAGAACGCAGTTAAAATCTTTATGGAATCAGATTCCGTTTCGAAATCAAACTGGAAATGTAAAAATGGCAAACTTTGGAAAAGGAAAAATTCTATTGAGTTCTGATGTTGCAAAAGCTTTGGAATATTTAAAAATCGAAAGAGAAAAACTGACTGATACAGGATTGAAATTCGTGAGAAGACAGTTCGATGGCGGAAAATATTATTACATCGTCAACCATACTTCAAAGGAAATCAATCAAAATATTCCGTTAAATTATATCGGAAAACAAGTGACTTTGATGAATCCTGAAAATGGAGATTATGGACTTGCAGAGACTCAGAATAATTCAGTAAAAGTTCAGTTGAAATCAGGAGAATCCTTAATTATAAAAAATACTGAAGATATTTATACTTCGATTCCCAATTGGTATTACGTTGAAAAAACCGATGCGGCGATTCTTTTAAATCAACCTTGGCAACTCACTTTCAAAGACGGCGGTCCCGAACTTCCGAAGACCAGAACTTTAGACAAACTTCAGCCTTGGACAAACTTCACGGAAGATGCTTCAACCCAAAGTTTTTCCGGAACCGGAGTGTATACAACGACTTTAAAATTAAAAAAGAAAAATGCTGACAATTATCTTCTGAAATTCGATAAACTCTATGAAAGTGCAAAGGTGATTGTCAACGGTCAGGATGCCGGAATTGTCTGGAGTCTGCCTTTTGAAATCAACATCGGAAAATATCTGAAGAAAGGGAAAAATACAATCCAAATCGAAGTCTGCAACCTGATGGCGAACCGAATCCGTGATATGGACCAGAAGAAAATCCAGTGGCGAAATTACCACGAAATCAATTTTGTGAATATTAACTACAAGCCGTTTGACGCATCCAACTGGAAAGTTCAGCCTTCCGGTCTGGACGGAGAAATTCAAATAATTCCAATTTATTATTCAAAATAAAAATTAATTATGACTAAAAATATCATAAAAACATTTGCATTAGGAACTTTGCTGACCTTCAGTTTTTCCAATGCTCAGCAGAAACCGAAAGTAGTTTTAGACAACTTTTTCAACAACGAAAAAAAGGAAAATAAAGAAACCAAAGTTCTCGAATCTTGGCATTACACGTGGAACGACACCAGCAACGGCGGGTTTTCTTTGCTGGGAGAAATCTTTACAAAACAAGGTGCCGAAATCAGTACTTTGACCACGGCTCCCACCAAAAAAGATTTGAAAAATGCCAATATCTACATCATAGTCGATGCCGATATTGACAAAGAAGCATACGGCGGAAAGGCGAATCTAATTGACCCGACCAGCATTAAAAATCTGACAGATTGGGTGAAAAAAGGAGGCGTTTTGGTTCTGATGAGCAATGATAACGGCAATTCAGAATTCGAACATTTCAACAAACTTGCTGGAGAATTTGGAATTCATTTCAATGATGATAGCTACAACCGCGTTCAGAAAAGAGAATTTGAGCAGGGAAAAGTAATGGTTCCGGCCGGAAACGAAATTTTCGCTGAGCAGAAATTATATATGAAGGAAGTGGCAACGGTTTCCGTGAAAAGTCCGGCGAAAGAATTGCTTTCTGCGGAAGGCAAAAACATCGCAGCCATCGCAAAAATAGGCAAAGGAACTGTTTTCGCACTAGGCGACCCGTGGTGCTACAACGAGTATATCGACGGCAAAAAACTTCCTGCAGATTTCACCAATTATCAGGGAACTGAAGAGTGGGTGAAATGGTTGTTGAAACAGACTTCTAAGAAATAATTTTTTTAAAGTGCAATCGGTTGAAAATTGTTTGAGAAGATTTATTTGGGCAGCTTAATCCGCCTTCCACTCCCGCTTTTTTGCTCGTCGTTCCTCCTCACAAAAAGAGCTCCGTTCAAGTCGGGCTGCAAATGATTCAACGTTCAAAATTGCTTTTAAATTTTGAAAAACCCCTGAAAGGGCATAATCAATAGTATTGGATGTAGCCCAATGATAAGAACAACAGATGTGAATCAGCCCTGAAAGGGCAATATCAAAAGCATTGGGTGAAGCGCAATGATAGATTAAAGGAAGATTTCACACAGCCCTGAAAGGGCGAAATCAATTAAAATCAACCTTTGGAAAACGGCAACCATTAGCCAAAACTTATAAAATCAGAATTATGAATGTAAAATTCAAATTTATTTTAGGTGCAATTCTTTTTTCAGAGCTCCTGTCAGCACAAAGACAAATGGAATATCTGAAACGGGGAATCGTGGCCCTACCTTCAGATTCAGGTGTTTTTGTGAGTTGGCGTTTGCTCGGCACAGAAGCTCAGGACACCCATTTTGATTTGTACCGAACTGAAAATAATTCAACCAAAAAGCTGAATGAAAAACCACTTTCAAACGAAACCAATTTTTTAGATAAAACCGCAGACAAAACAAAAAATTACACTTATTTCGTCAAGTCAAATACTAATGACAAATCGGTTGATATTGATTCTGCAAACTATGTTGCGAATCAAAAACCTTATTTTTCAATCCCACTGAAAACACCACAAGGTTACACGCCAAATGACGCATCAGTCGCAGATTTGGATGGAGATGGTGAATATGAAATCATCCTTCATCAAACCGGAAGGTCAAAAGACAACAGCCAGAAAGGAGAAACCGACCCGCCGATTATTCAGGCTTACAAGATGGATGGCAAGCTTTTGTGGGAAATCAATTTAGGCAAAAACATCAGGGAAGGAGCGCATTATACGCAGTTTTTGGTCTATGATTTAGACCAGGACGGAAAAGCGGAAATCGTAATGAAAACCGCTGACGGTAGCAGAGATGGCAAAGGAAAATTCATAGGCGACCAGACAAAAAATTACGTCAACGAAAACGGAATGATTCTCTCCGGACCGGAATTTATGACTGTTTTTGACGGGGAAACCGGCGCAGAAATTCACACCGTGAATTATGAAGTTCCAAGATTGGCCGGCAGTTTAAATCCAACAGACGAACAAATGACCGAAACCTGGGGCGATGCGAAAGGAAATAGAATCGACAGATTTTTGGGAGCAGTTGCTTATCTGGATGGCAAAACGCCGAGTGTGATTATGTCGAGAGGGTATTACACCAGAACCGCGATTGCGGCCTGGGATTATAAAGATAAAAAACTCAGCCTGCGCTGGCTTTTTGATACCGAAAGTTCGGAAGAAAATAAAAAATACCGCGGACAGGGAAATCACAATCTCAGCATTGCGGATGTCGATAACGATGGGAAAGACGAAATTGTTTTCGGTGCAATGACTGTAGATGATAACGGAAAAGTGTTGAACAGTACAGGTTTTGGTCACGGCGATGCTTTGCACGTTGGAGATTTAGACCCATCCAATCCGGGATTGGAAATTTTTGATATTCAGGAAAGATTTGATGATGCGGGCGCGCATTTCAGAGATGGGAAAACTGGAAAAGTTTTATGGAAATTGCCATCAACTCTTTACAGTGAATCCAGTAAATTTCAGGGACCGGGACGGGGTTTGTCTTTGAATATTGACCCACGTTACGAAGGTTCGGAATCGTGGGCAGCCGGAGCTGGATTAAGAGGAGTTTATAACACGAAAGGAAAAAAAATCAGCAACAAAAATCCACCAGCGAATATGGGAATCTATTGGGATGGAGATTTTTTAAGCGAAATTTTAGACGGAACCAACGTGTCAAAATGGGACTGGAAAAAAGAAAAATCCAATCTGATTTTTGATGCTAAAAGTTTCCAATGTGAATCGAATAACGGAACGAAGAAAAATCCGGCTTTGGTGGCTGATTTATTCGGAGACTGGCGTGAAGAGGTGATGTACAGAACGGCCGATAATCAGGAATTGAGAATTTTTTCTACGACCATCCCAACAAAACACAGGCTGTACACTTTGATGCATAATCCGCAATATAGATTGAGTATTGTCTGGCAAAATGTCGGGTACAATCAGCCTCCGCATACCGATTATTATCTGGATGAATCGATTAAGGAAATGCCTAAACCGAATGTTAAAACAGTAAAACCTCAGAATAAAATTAATAAAACAATAAATTAAAATATATGAAGAGATCATTAATCAAAAATGGATTTTTCGCCTTGATCATTGGAGTTTTGTCCTCCTGTTCAACTCAAAAATCAAGCTCTGCAAGCAAAGTTGAGTTGCCTAGTAAAAAAGAAGTTCTAGAAGTCTCGAGAAGAGCCAACCAATATTTTATGGACAAATGGCCAGACACAAAAAAAGAGATTGTAGGAAAGAAAGTTTGGCCAAGTAACCTCTGGACGAGAGCGGTCTATTATGAAGGTTTGATGGCATTACATTCCATTGATCCTAAAAAAGAATACTATGATTATGCGATGTCTTGGGCAAACAATCACAATTGGGAATTACAGCGTGGAACATACACCAGAAATGCAGATCATCAGGCGTGTGGACAAACGTATCTTGACCTCTATGAAATTGATGGAAGAAAACACCCCGAGAGAATTAAAAATGTAAAAGCAGCAATGGACAGTATGATTGCCACATCAAAAGTTGATGACTGGTGGTGGATTGACGCGCTTCAAATGTCGATGCCGATTTTCACGAAATTGGGTAGAATAACTGGAGAACAAAAATATTTCGATAAAAATTATGAAATGTATGCCTATACAAAATACAAGCACGGCGGAAATGGTCTTTATAATCAAGAGGACAAAATCTGGTGGAGAGACAAAAGTTTCGTTCCGCCTTACAAAGAACCAAATGGTGAAGATTGCTACTGGAGCCGTGGAAACGGTTGGGTAGTGGCTGCATTGGCGAAAACCCTCCACGATACACCGAAGTCTGATCCTCATTATCAAGAATATCTGCAGGATTATAAAGATTTGTTGGCGGCATTGCTTCCGATCCAGAGAGAAGATGGATTTTGGAATGTGAGTTTGCACGATCCTACCAATTTCGGTGGAAAGGAAATGACCGGAACCGCGCTTTTCGTTTATGGAATGGCGTACGGAATTAATAATGGTTTAATTGATCGAGATATCTATTTGCCAGTTACAGTAAAGGCTTGGGATGCGATTGTAAAAGATTCCGTGCAACCAAATGGATTTTTAGGATGGGTACAAGGAACAGGGAAGGAGCCAAAAGATGGTCAACCACTTTCTGTAAGCAAAGAACCGGATTTTGAAGATTATGGTTTAGGTTGCCTATTGCTTGCAAGCAGTGAGGTTTACAAACTGAAGTAGTTTTAATTAGTTAATATAATTTTGAAAGGACTTAATAATGAAAATTGTTAAGTCTTTTTTGTTGTTTCAAATTCATAATCATTCAGCATAACAGTTACTCAGATCTATTTTCAGGGAAATTAATGAAATTAAAAATGTTTAAAAATAAAGATAACTGCCATCATAGTAACAAGTTGAAACAAATGTTTAATAAATTATAAAAAATCATATTTTTCAGAACGTTATGCATGACACTACAAGATGCGCAATCGATTTCATCTTGTTAATTTTCAAATTCAAGCAATACAATCATTATGAATGCATTATTAGGAGTTTTATTTCATTTCTTAGGTGGATTTTCATCGGGCAGTTTCTATTTGCCTTATAAAAAAGTGAAAGGTTGGCAATGGGAAACGTTTTGGTTGATTGGCGGTACTTTTTCCTGGATTATCGTTCCACCATTGGCAGCATATCTTACCATTCCAGGATTTTGGGAAATTATAAAGAGTGCGAGTTCCTCAATTATTGGATTGACTTTTTTATTCGGCGCGCTGTGGGGAATCGGTGGATTTATGTATGGTCTGGGCGTCCGTTATTTAGGTGTTGCGTTGGGAAGTAGTATTATGTTGGGACTTACGATGGTCATTGGATCTCTCGTTCCATCTATTTTTTATGAATTTTCTCCGCAGACTGGAAAAGATAATATTGGTTTAATGCTTTCAGAATCTTGGGGACAGTTTGTTTTGCTTGGACTTTTCGTTTGCGTTATCGGAATTATAATCAGCGGAAAAGCTGGTGTGATGAAGGATAAGGAACTTCAAACGAATTCTGTTGATCCTCACGGAATGGAAGTGAAAACTGAATATAAATTTGGTTTAGGATTAACTGTCGCAATCATTTCTGGGATTTTGAGTGCTTGTTTCAATTTTGGATTGGAAGCCGGAAAACCGATGGCGATGGTGGCGAATGAGGCTTGGAAAGTTGCAAATCCAAATCAGGGAGAATTTCTTTTTCAGAATAATGTGACCTACATTGTGGTTCTCTGGGGCGGAATGGCCTCCAACCTGATTGGTTGTTTGTACTTAGCTTTCAAAAATAAATCATACACCGATTACACAAAGAAAGATGTTCCAGTCGTGAAAAATATCATCTTTTGTGCGATGGCTGGAACGATGTGGTTTCTACAATTCTTCTTCTACGGAATGGGGGAAAGTAAAATGGGGAATGGACCAAGTTCGTGGATTTTGCATATGGCATTTATCATTTTGATAGCCAATTTGTGGGGTGTAATTATCAAAGAATGGAAGGGCGTTTCCAAAAAAACGATTACGACAATTTCTGTAGGAATGCTCATTATGTTCGTTTCGATTTTAATAGTTGGATATGGAAATTCTTTGCGATAATATAATTTTTTCAATCTCAAATATTTTAAGGCAATGATTTTTATCAGTTGCCTTTTTTTCTGAAAACTAAATGACGTGCTATTTTCGAATTCTATTTCAAAAATTCTAAAGAAATCTTAATGTTAAGTTAAATTTTAAGATTTTAAATTCATTAATAATTTTAATAATTATTCAATTTATTTACGCTAATTGATGCTTAATAAATAAAATATATGCGTGTAAATTATTTATTCGATAATGCAGGATATTGCAGGATGCTAAACTTTGCCTAACGATGTAACATTGTCATAATAAATTTAACATTACAAAAAATTAATATATGTCACTAATAATTAAACACAAAGATATTAAGCGAATAGTCTTTCCGGCTTTTTTGCTTTCGTCTGGCTTCCTTTGGGCTCAACAACCGGTAAGTGATACTGCCAATACAAAAACGAAAGACATTGACGAGGTCGTGATTATCGGTTACGGATCTGTGAAAAAGTCAGATCTTACAGGATCAGTATCATCTGTGTCGGCTAAAGATTTGGCAGCAACTCCAGCAATGAATGCTTTACAGGCGCTTCAGGGTAGAGCTGCGGGTCTTAATATTGTCACAGCAAGTGGTGCGCCGGGAGCTAGTGCCAATGTTACAATCCGTGGTGGAGCATCTATCACACAGGGAACAGAGCCACTTTACATTGTAGACGGTTTCCAATTGGACAACGCACTGAATGTGATCAATCCAAATGATATCGAAAGTATTGATGTTCTGAAAGGTGCTTCCGCCATTGCAATTTATGGTGCGCGTGGTTCTAACGGTATTATTGTCATCAAAACAAAAAACGGAAAAAAAGGAAAAACAATTATCAATTACAACAACTTTACATCTTTTGATACGCTTTCCAAAAAATTGGATATGCTTTCTAATGCAGAAGACTATGTAAAGTATCAATATGAAATGGCCTCTTTAGCGGGAAGAACCGCACAATGGAGCAATGTTTTCGATAACAATTTGGCACCTGAATCTGCTGGTTTTTACACAGGCGCTTATAACAGAATTAGTGAGCGATATGCTAATGCGCCAACACTGGATTGGCAGGAGAAAATGTTGGGAGGTTCTGGCGTGACGACCAATCATAACTTCAATTTTTCTGTAGGGACTGAAAAAACACAAGCATTTGTCAGTTATAACTACAACAAGCAGGATGGATTGCTACAGAATTTTAGCGAAACCAGAAACTCTTTGCGAGCCAATGTTAAATCTGAGTTGTACAAAGGAGTACGAGTAGATTTTAATACGACATTTAATTCTAATTCACTGAATGGTGGTGGTGCATATTCCGGGATGAAGAAGATTCTACTTCAGCCAATAACCGGAGGAACGCGTTTCAATTTAAACCAACTCTTCAATGCTCAGAACTATGGTGATTTTTCTGCATTGGAACCAAGTTTTGATACGGAAAATCCAAACGTAGAGCTACAGGCTACTACTTCCAATGCGAGAGCAAGAAACTTTGTAGCGAATGCAGGTTTGGAAATTGACCTTTTAAAGAATTTCACTTTCAGAACTGCTGGACAGTATAACTGGAGAAATACTAAAACAACTTCTTTCTCAGATCAGAACTCAAGGGCTAATCTAACCGATCCAACGACTACAGGAATCAATGGAAAAATCGGGAACAGTGAGTCTTATGGTTATCAGATCACAAATACACTAACCTACAACAATACCTTCGGAGAAAAGCATAAATTGAATGCCCTGATTGGCCAAGAGGTTGTGTACTCGCAGTCAGAGAGCAATAATATGACTTTGATCAAATTCCCTTTTCCCAATTTTGGATTGGATGATATTTCTACAGCAACGATTTCGGAAAAATCAACTGATAGAAGCAGTATGTCTTTGATGTCTTATTTTGGGCGTGTAACTTACAATTATGATGACAGATATCTTTTGACTGCCACTGTGAGACAAGATGGATCATCTAAATTTGGACCAAATAGAAAATGGGGTACATTTCCTTCCGTTGCAGGAGCGTGGAGACTTTCTCAGGAAAGCTTCTGGCAGAATTCAAAAATAAACAACTTTGTTAATGATCTTAAATTTAGAGTTGAATATGGTGTGACAGGTAATAACGACATCGGTAACAATCTCTTCTTGACCACCTATTCTCTCACAGATTATCCGATTAACAATACACCAGGAAATCCAGTTTACGTCACAAGCTCCAATCTTGGAAATCCTAACTTGAAATGGGAAGAGCTAAAATCAACCAATATCGGAGTAGATCTGGCGTTCTTTAACAATCGTCTTAAACTGACTTCTGAATGGTATAATAATAATGTCAGTGATATGCTTCTTGAAGCGGTTCTCCCAACATCCACTGGTTATTCGAGACAGTACCAGAATATCGGAAATATGAGAAACAGAGGTATTGAGTTTACTTTGAATACCATCAACTGGAAATCAGAAAACTTTAGATGGAGTACAGATTTAAACATTGGACATAACAAATCAAAAGTACTTTCATTAGAAAAAGGAAGAGATTTCAGACCTTTCAGTG belongs to Chryseobacterium sp. KACC 21268 and includes:
- a CDS encoding TonB-dependent receptor yields the protein MSLIIKHKDIKRIVFPAFLLSSGFLWAQQPVSDTANTKTKDIDEVVIIGYGSVKKSDLTGSVSSVSAKDLAATPAMNALQALQGRAAGLNIVTASGAPGASANVTIRGGASITQGTEPLYIVDGFQLDNALNVINPNDIESIDVLKGASAIAIYGARGSNGIIVIKTKNGKKGKTIINYNNFTSFDTLSKKLDMLSNAEDYVKYQYEMASLAGRTAQWSNVFDNNLAPESAGFYTGAYNRISERYANAPTLDWQEKMLGGSGVTTNHNFNFSVGTEKTQAFVSYNYNKQDGLLQNFSETRNSLRANVKSELYKGVRVDFNTTFNSNSLNGGGAYSGMKKILLQPITGGTRFNLNQLFNAQNYGDFSALEPSFDTENPNVELQATTSNARARNFVANAGLEIDLLKNFTFRTAGQYNWRNTKTTSFSDQNSRANLTDPTTTGINGKIGNSESYGYQITNTLTYNNTFGEKHKLNALIGQEVVYSQSESNNMTLIKFPFPNFGLDDISTATISEKSTDRSSMSLMSYFGRVTYNYDDRYLLTATVRQDGSSKFGPNRKWGTFPSVAGAWRLSQESFWQNSKINNFVNDLKFRVEYGVTGNNDIGNNLFLTTYSLTDYPINNTPGNPVYVTSSNLGNPNLKWEELKSTNIGVDLAFFNNRLKLTSEWYNNNVSDMLLEAVLPTSTGYSRQYQNIGNMRNRGIEFTLNTINWKSENFRWSTDLNIGHNKSKVLSLEKGRDFRPFSVGSNRAGVVTYYAKVGEQLGEMYGYVYDGIYTTNDFIQNANGTLTLKDGVVKPATGTPKPGDIKFAADNEAGDQFTRKMVKIGDATPDFIGGISNNFSYKGFDIAVFMKFSVGGDVYNATKHSLSPYALFQNVPTEFGNNFYHLIDPNTGQQTTSLVRLKELNPNEDSRLWSLSNTNTQTITYPSSYYVEDASYLRIAQLTLGYSLPRDFLSEIMVSNARIYVTVNNLATITGYSGFDPEVSAASGVAITPGYDSSTFPRSRSYVLGINLTF
- the rhaT gene encoding L-rhamnose/proton symporter RhaT, which translates into the protein MNALLGVLFHFLGGFSSGSFYLPYKKVKGWQWETFWLIGGTFSWIIVPPLAAYLTIPGFWEIIKSASSSIIGLTFLFGALWGIGGFMYGLGVRYLGVALGSSIMLGLTMVIGSLVPSIFYEFSPQTGKDNIGLMLSESWGQFVLLGLFVCVIGIIISGKAGVMKDKELQTNSVDPHGMEVKTEYKFGLGLTVAIISGILSACFNFGLEAGKPMAMVANEAWKVANPNQGEFLFQNNVTYIVVLWGGMASNLIGCLYLAFKNKSYTDYTKKDVPVVKNIIFCAMAGTMWFLQFFFYGMGESKMGNGPSSWILHMAFIILIANLWGVIIKEWKGVSKKTITTISVGMLIMFVSILIVGYGNSLR
- a CDS encoding glycoside hydrolase family 88 protein produces the protein MKRSLIKNGFFALIIGVLSSCSTQKSSSASKVELPSKKEVLEVSRRANQYFMDKWPDTKKEIVGKKVWPSNLWTRAVYYEGLMALHSIDPKKEYYDYAMSWANNHNWELQRGTYTRNADHQACGQTYLDLYEIDGRKHPERIKNVKAAMDSMIATSKVDDWWWIDALQMSMPIFTKLGRITGEQKYFDKNYEMYAYTKYKHGGNGLYNQEDKIWWRDKSFVPPYKEPNGEDCYWSRGNGWVVAALAKTLHDTPKSDPHYQEYLQDYKDLLAALLPIQREDGFWNVSLHDPTNFGGKEMTGTALFVYGMAYGINNGLIDRDIYLPVTVKAWDAIVKDSVQPNGFLGWVQGTGKEPKDGQPLSVSKEPDFEDYGLGCLLLASSEVYKLK